A region of Pasteurellaceae bacterium Orientalotternb1 DNA encodes the following proteins:
- a CDS encoding 3-deoxy-7-phosphoheptulonate synthase, whose product MTYRNDDIRINHIEELLPPVALLERFPASDVAADTVAKARLAVNRILSGEDDRLLVVIGPCSIHDPEAALDYAKKIQAIRANPQINQHLEVVMRVYFEKPRTTVGWKGLINDPYLNETFALNDGLRIARKVLSDINDLTVPAAGEFLDMITPQYVADFMSWGAIGARTTESQVHRELASGLSCAVGFKNATNGSVKIALDAIGAAEAPHHFLSVTKFGHSAIVSTAGNPDCHIILRGGDSGTNYDAVSIEKVCADIEKSGRRPHVMVDFSHANSQKQFKRQLDVCNDVAAQVAHGSHKISGVMIESHLIEGRQDLVEGKALTYGQSITDACIGWDDSEKVLFQLADAVAQRRNKR is encoded by the coding sequence ATGACATACAGAAACGATGATATTCGTATCAACCACATTGAAGAATTGCTGCCTCCTGTGGCGTTGTTAGAGCGTTTTCCTGCCAGTGATGTGGCTGCAGATACCGTGGCAAAAGCACGTTTGGCGGTCAATCGCATTTTATCGGGCGAAGATGACCGCTTGTTAGTGGTGATTGGGCCTTGCTCCATTCACGATCCTGAAGCCGCATTAGATTATGCGAAAAAAATCCAAGCGATCCGAGCCAATCCACAAATCAATCAGCATTTGGAAGTGGTGATGCGGGTCTATTTTGAAAAACCACGTACCACAGTTGGTTGGAAAGGACTGATTAATGACCCGTATTTAAACGAAACTTTTGCGTTAAACGATGGCTTACGCATTGCCCGCAAAGTGCTTTCCGACATCAACGACCTCACTGTTCCCGCAGCAGGGGAGTTTTTGGATATGATCACTCCGCAATATGTGGCTGATTTTATGAGCTGGGGAGCGATTGGAGCAAGAACGACTGAATCACAAGTGCATCGTGAATTAGCTTCGGGGCTTTCCTGTGCAGTCGGTTTTAAAAATGCCACTAACGGCAGCGTGAAAATTGCGTTAGATGCTATCGGTGCTGCTGAAGCTCCGCACCATTTCTTGTCGGTAACCAAATTTGGACATTCCGCCATCGTTTCCACTGCAGGCAACCCAGATTGCCACATCATTTTGCGTGGGGGGGATAGCGGTACCAATTACGATGCGGTATCGATCGAAAAAGTTTGTGCCGACATCGAAAAATCAGGTCGTCGTCCTCACGTGATGGTCGATTTCAGTCACGCCAACAGCCAAAAACAATTCAAACGCCAACTTGATGTGTGCAACGATGTTGCTGCTCAAGTCGCCCATGGATCGCACAAGATCTCGGGCGTGATGATTGAGAGTCATTTGATCGAAGGTCGCCAAGACTTAGTTGAAGGAAAGGCACTGACCTACGGTCAAAGTATTACCGATGCTTGTATCGGCTGGGACGACAGCGAAAAAGTGCTTTTCCAACTCGCCGATGCGGTGGCACAACGTCGCAACAAGCGGTAA